A stretch of DNA from Pseudonocardia hierapolitana:
AGCCCGGCCCGCGAGCGGCCGAGCACCACCTCCACCTGGTCGGGCAGGTCGGTGTCCGCCCCGACCGGCACCGGCACGGCCGCGCGGACGGCGTCGACGAACAGGTCGCGGTGCGCGGACAGGCCCACTTCCCGGTAGGCCCGGCCCACGGTCCACGGCAGCACCGTCATCCGGCCCGCGGCGAGCAGGCCGGGCTGCGCGAGCTCGACGTGCCCGTGGCACTTCTCCGGCGGCCCGTAGGGCGCCCGGGAGAGCACCCGCATCGCGGTGCGCGCACCGTCCGTCGGCGCGACGACGTGGTAGGCGCCGATCACCGGAACCGGGAACGCGCCGTCACCGTCGGGGAGCAGGTGCATCGACCGGACGGCCTCGACGCCGTCGCGTACGGCGAGGCGTTCCCGCACCGGCGACCCGACGAGCTGTGCGACTTCCCCGTCGAACCCGCTGGAACCCGTGGTCACGATCGCGCCGGTGAACGCGTCGAGCGCGGCGACGGCGGCGGGATCGAGCGCACCGAGGTCGGGGAGCACGACCACCGAGTACTCGTCGAGCCGCCCGCAGTCGCCCAGCCGCTCCTCCCCCAGCACGTCGAACGGCACGTGCCGTTCGAGCAGTGCCCGGTATAGGCCCTGGAACTCCGCGGTCGAGGGCCGCGGCGCGAGCGGGTCCGGCCGCACCAGCAGCACGCGGGCCGCCGGGACGAGGTCGGTGTAGACGTCCTGGTGGTCGCGGTGGTGGCGGGTGATCCGCCCGGCGACGCCGAGGCACTCGTAGCGCGAGTCGTCCGGCGTGCCCATGACGTACGTCGACGGGTTCGCTCCCCGCGAGATCGCCTGCACGAGGTACTGCGCCACGTGCTCCGGTTCCTCACCGGCGAGCCGGTAGGGCATGTCGACGAAGCCGACCGCGTTCGTGAACACCGGTACGTGCGGGCGGTACGTGCGGGCCGCGCTCACGTGCTCGCTGGTGCGGTGGTGCCACAGCGGGCGCCCGACCGCGTTGTTCGCCTCGTGGAAGACGATGTCGGCGGTGTCGCCCATGATCAGCGGCGCCTCCGGCCTGCGCACCGCGATCCACTCGCGCATCCGGCCGCAGAACTCGTCGATCATGCCCTTGGCGAACCGGCGCCACCGGGGGTACGAGCGATCGTCCGGCCCGGCCGGGAGCGGCGCGCCGAACGCCCGCGCGCACGACAGGCACTGGCACACCCCGCGGTAGCGGCCGCTGTAGTCGCGCTCGTTGTAGGAGGCCCAGTTGAAGAAGAAGCCGTCGACCTCGTAGCGCGAGAGCACCTCGTCGACCACGGCGAAGCTCTCCCGCTGGTAGTACGGCGCGCTCGGGCAGACGCTGGTGAGGCCGTTGTAGACCTGCCACTCGCCGTCCGGACCGACGAAGCACCACTCGGGGTGCTCCTCGGCGCGGCGCCGGTCGACCTTGGAGAAGTCCATCCGGGCGAGCAGCCGGATCCCGCGGTCGTGCGCCGCGGCCACGGCGTCACCGACGAGGTCGCCGCTCGCGCGCTGTGCGAGTGCCGGATTGCGGGTCTGCGCGGGCAGGTCGGTCGGGTAGTTCGAGACGATCCCGCCGACCGACAGCAGCCACGCGTTCGCGCCGAAGTCCTCGATCTGGTCCAGGACCCGCTCCACGTCGAGGCCTGCGTCGATCTCCCTGAGGTTCGTCTGGAACGCGCGGAACGGCTCGTGCCACCACAGCCCCATCAGCGATCCCACGTCACGTGCAGCACCTCGAGCAGCTCCACCGAGTCGACGACCACCGAGACCCGGCCGTCCGCCACCGTGACGTCCGGTTCCGCTCCCGCCACCAGCAGCCGCGCGCTCGCCCCGGTCCGCCCGTCCGGCAGCGCCACCGAGACGGTGAGCGGACCCACCGGGATCAGCTCTCGCACCGGACCGCGCATCGCGCCGGGGTTGGTGAGGTTGACGAGGCACACGGCGAGCTCATCGTCGCCCTCGTGGACGGCGATGTCGTGCAGTCCCGGCCCGCTGACGGCGACCCGGTGCGGCCCGCCGAGCGCCCACGTCACCGCGTTCGCGATCAACCGACCGTGGTCGGGCTGCAGCGCCTCCCAGAACAGCGAGCCGAGGTCGAACGCGATGTGGACCGTGCGCCCCTCGCCCTGCCGCGCCACGACGGCCGGGTCCTCCGGCGGGCGGCGCGCGTAGAGCTCCTCCATCGGCAGGTCCGGGTAGTCCGGGACGAACCGGAAGGGCACGTCGGCGTCCGGGGCTGCGGCGACGCGCACCAGGTGGGTGCCGCCGATGATCCGCCGGGCGCCCTCGTACCCGGCCGAGAGCGGATGCTCCCCCGTCAGCGCGATGTAGTTGTTCTTCACCGGGCCGCGGGCGTCCTGCTCCAGGTGCACGCCGAGCACGTCGGCGAGCCCGAAGTCGGCCCGCGGCGTGCCGTCGGCGGTCTGCAGCGACGTCCGGTACCCCGCCACCACCCCGCCGCCCGCTCGCACGAACTCGCGCACGGCGGCACACGCCTCGTCGCTCAACCGCTCCGCGTTGGCCAGCACGAGCACCCGGAAGCGCCCGAGCTCCTCCGGCGTGAACCGGGTGGCGGAGACGAACTCGAACGGGATCCGCGCTTCCACCAGCGCCTGGTGGAAGCCGTCCTCGTGCGGGTCGCCCCCGGGTTCTGCCGTGTCGAACACCGCGACGTCGGCGGTCACCCGCATCCGGGACAACACCGGCTCCACGGCCGCGTGCAGGCCGAAGGCATCGACGACGGGGGCCACCCACCGGTCGTCGGGCACGACGCCGTTGAACTTGGTGAACCACGGGAGCCCGCCCTGCGCGAACCCGTCCACGATCCACATCCGGATCTCAGCAGGGCCGGCCACCGAGTCCTTCCAGCGGTGCGCGTGGTGCTCGGGGCCCACCGAGGAGATCAGCACCGCCGGGCGGTCGCGGAACGCCCCGCGGCTGCGCTTGGCGTTGCGGCCCGCGGTCCACGGCGGCTCGATGCCGGTACGCCCCTGCCGGTCGAGCACGAAGAAGGGGTAGTGCCGCTCGATCAGGTCGCGGTCGAGCTCGTGCACGGCCAGGGAGCCGAGGTTGGGGATGAACCGCGCGTGCGGGCGGATGTCCTTCACCGCCGTGTCCCACAGCGCCACGAGCTCGCTGAGCTGCTGGCGCCGCCACGGGACGTAGGCCTTCCACGCGAGGTCGTCCGGGTCGTACGGTTCGAGCGGCAGCTCGTGGCCGGTGGCGTCGAAGAACGACCGGCGCGCGTGCTCGCTGTAGGACACGCCGTGGCCCTGCCAGCGGTTGGCGAAGATCGCGTCGATGTCGTACTCGCGCATCAGCTCGCGGGCGACCTCCGTGACGAACTCCCGGTTGTACGGCCCGAACGGGCAGGTCACGTACGTGCCGGGGAACGCCCAGTGCTCGCGCGGCGCGCCGTCGGGTGTACGGGCCACCCACTCCGGGTGGGCCGCGAGCGCGTCGGTGTGCACGGCGTGCGGGTCGACGCGCGCCATCACGTGCATGCCCAGCCCGCGCGCCCCCGCGACGAGCTCGCCGAACGGGTCGCCGTCCCCGAGGTGGCGGCTGCGGTAGTGGAACGGGATCCGCGTCGGGTAGAAGGCCATGTAGCCGCCCGCGCTGATGCACGCGGCGTTGGACCGGGTCCGGCGCATGACGTCGATCCAGAACGCGGGATCGAACTCGACCGGGTCGTTCTCCGTGAGGGTGAGCTGGGTCCAGCGCGTGGCCGTCCGGTGCCAGTCGGGGGTGCGCAGGTTCATTTCAGTCCCGTCGTCGAGATGCCGCGGATCAGGTACTTCTGGGCCGTCACGAAGAACACGATGATGGGCAGCAACGACAGCAGCGACATCGCGAACAGCGCGCCCACCCCGCTCGACGTCTCCGAGCTCATCATCGAGTTGAGCGCCACCGGCACCGTGAACATCTCGGTGGAGGTCAGGTAGATCAGCGGCGTGAAGAAGTCGTTCCACGTCCAGATGAAGGTGAAGATCGCCGATGTCACCAGCGCGGGCGTCATGAGCGGCAGGATGATCGACCAGAAGGTGCGGAACGGTCCCGCGCCGTCCACCCACGCCGCAGCATCCAGCTCGCGCGGGATCGTCCGGATGAACTGGACCATGAGGAACGTGAAGAACGCGTCGGTGGCGAGGAACTTCGGCAGCAGCAGCGGGAAGTAGGTGTTCACCATCCCCAGCTGGGAGAAGAAGATGTACTGCGGCACCACCAGCACGTGCAGCGGCAGCATCACCGACACCAGCGTGATGGCGAAGTACAGCCGCCTCCCCCGGAACTCCAGCCGGGCGAGGGCGTAGGCCGCGAGCGAGCAGGAGACCAGGTTGCCGACGATCGAGCCGACGCTCACCATCAGCGAGTTGAGGAAGAACAGCGAGAACGGCTCGTCGAGCGCGTTCCAGCCGTCGCGGTAGTTCTGGAACGTCACCTCCGACGGGATCAGGCCGGGCTCGGACAGCACGAGGTTGCCCGGCTTGAACGAGCTGGCCACCATCCAGATCAGCGGGTAGATCATCACCAGCACGAACGCGCACATCACGACGTGCCGCACGCCCGCCCTCATCGCTCGTCCCCGTAGAACACCCAGTACCTCGACAGCAGGAAGTGCCCGGCGGTCACGAGCGCGATGACGAGCAGCAGCACCCACGCCATCGCCGACGCGTAGCCCATGTTGAAGCTCTGGAACCCCTGTTGGTACAGGTAGAGCGTGTAGAACAGCGTGGAGTCCAGTGGCCCGCCCTGACCGCCGCTGATGATGTGGGCCTGGGTGAACGCCTGGAACGCGCCGATCGTCTGCAGCACGAGGTTGAAGAACACGATCGGCGTGAGCAGCGGCACCGTGACGCTCCAGAACTGCCGCACCCGGCCGGCGCCGTCCACCCGCGCCGCCTCGTACAGCTCCTCGGGGATCTGCCGCAGCCCGGCCAGGAAGATGATCATCGGCGAGCCGAACGTCCACACGTTGAGCACCACGAGCGTCGACAGCGCGGTGTCCGGGTTCTGCAGCCAGCTCTCACCCTCCACGCCGAACCAGCCGAGCAGGCTGTTGACCAGGCCCTCGTGGCCGAAGAGCTGCCGCCAGAGGATCGCGACGGCCACGCTGGACCCGAGCAGCGACGGCAGGTAGAAGGCGCTGCGGTAGAGCGCGAGGCCGCGCATCCCCTTGTCCAGCAGCACCGCGAGCAGCAACGCGAAGCCCAGCTGCAGCGGCACCGAGACCAGCACGTACCACAGCGTGACGCCGACCGAGGCCCAGAACCGCTCGTCCTCGACCATCCGGCGGAAGTTGTCCAGCCCGACCAGCTCGGGGTCGTGCAGCAGGTCGTAGTCGGTGAACGACAGGTACAGCGACGCCAGCAGCGGCACGGCCGTGATGAGCACGAGCCCCAGAAGGAACGGCAGCAGGAACACGTGCGCAGCGCCGCCCTGCCTGCGGAACGACGGCGTCCGACGGCGCCGCGGCGGTGGCGGTGGGCTCTGCGCCACCGGTCGCACGAGCGTGTCCTGGGTCATGACGCCTGGCCCAGCTCGCGATCGATGTCGGCGATCACGCGCGCGGCGGCGTC
This window harbors:
- a CDS encoding alpha-amylase family protein, yielding MGSLMGLWWHEPFRAFQTNLREIDAGLDVERVLDQIEDFGANAWLLSVGGIVSNYPTDLPAQTRNPALAQRASGDLVGDAVAAAHDRGIRLLARMDFSKVDRRRAEEHPEWCFVGPDGEWQVYNGLTSVCPSAPYYQRESFAVVDEVLSRYEVDGFFFNWASYNERDYSGRYRGVCQCLSCARAFGAPLPAGPDDRSYPRWRRFAKGMIDEFCGRMREWIAVRRPEAPLIMGDTADIVFHEANNAVGRPLWHHRTSEHVSAARTYRPHVPVFTNAVGFVDMPYRLAGEEPEHVAQYLVQAISRGANPSTYVMGTPDDSRYECLGVAGRITRHHRDHQDVYTDLVPAARVLLVRPDPLAPRPSTAEFQGLYRALLERHVPFDVLGEERLGDCGRLDEYSVVVLPDLGALDPAAVAALDAFTGAIVTTGSSGFDGEVAQLVGSPVRERLAVRDGVEAVRSMHLLPDGDGAFPVPVIGAYHVVAPTDGARTAMRVLSRAPYGPPEKCHGHVELAQPGLLAAGRMTVLPWTVGRAYREVGLSAHRDLFVDAVRAAVPVPVGADTDLPDQVEVVLGRSRAGLVVHLVNLTGAGPQRFGPPVPVHGARLWIPWADPAARVRAVGASIDLGVTERDGRPGVDLPPLGLFEVLVIDKET
- a CDS encoding alpha-amylase family protein, which encodes MNLRTPDWHRTATRWTQLTLTENDPVEFDPAFWIDVMRRTRSNAACISAGGYMAFYPTRIPFHYRSRHLGDGDPFGELVAGARGLGMHVMARVDPHAVHTDALAAHPEWVARTPDGAPREHWAFPGTYVTCPFGPYNREFVTEVARELMREYDIDAIFANRWQGHGVSYSEHARRSFFDATGHELPLEPYDPDDLAWKAYVPWRRQQLSELVALWDTAVKDIRPHARFIPNLGSLAVHELDRDLIERHYPFFVLDRQGRTGIEPPWTAGRNAKRSRGAFRDRPAVLISSVGPEHHAHRWKDSVAGPAEIRMWIVDGFAQGGLPWFTKFNGVVPDDRWVAPVVDAFGLHAAVEPVLSRMRVTADVAVFDTAEPGGDPHEDGFHQALVEARIPFEFVSATRFTPEELGRFRVLVLANAERLSDEACAAVREFVRAGGGVVAGYRTSLQTADGTPRADFGLADVLGVHLEQDARGPVKNNYIALTGEHPLSAGYEGARRIIGGTHLVRVAAAPDADVPFRFVPDYPDLPMEELYARRPPEDPAVVARQGEGRTVHIAFDLGSLFWEALQPDHGRLIANAVTWALGGPHRVAVSGPGLHDIAVHEGDDELAVCLVNLTNPGAMRGPVRELIPVGPLTVSVALPDGRTGASARLLVAGAEPDVTVADGRVSVVVDSVELLEVLHVTWDR
- a CDS encoding carbohydrate ABC transporter permease encodes the protein MRAGVRHVVMCAFVLVMIYPLIWMVASSFKPGNLVLSEPGLIPSEVTFQNYRDGWNALDEPFSLFFLNSLMVSVGSIVGNLVSCSLAAYALARLEFRGRRLYFAITLVSVMLPLHVLVVPQYIFFSQLGMVNTYFPLLLPKFLATDAFFTFLMVQFIRTIPRELDAAAWVDGAGPFRTFWSIILPLMTPALVTSAIFTFIWTWNDFFTPLIYLTSTEMFTVPVALNSMMSSETSSGVGALFAMSLLSLLPIIVFFVTAQKYLIRGISTTGLK
- a CDS encoding carbohydrate ABC transporter permease yields the protein MTQDTLVRPVAQSPPPPPRRRRTPSFRRQGGAAHVFLLPFLLGLVLITAVPLLASLYLSFTDYDLLHDPELVGLDNFRRMVEDERFWASVGVTLWYVLVSVPLQLGFALLLAVLLDKGMRGLALYRSAFYLPSLLGSSVAVAILWRQLFGHEGLVNSLLGWFGVEGESWLQNPDTALSTLVVLNVWTFGSPMIIFLAGLRQIPEELYEAARVDGAGRVRQFWSVTVPLLTPIVFFNLVLQTIGAFQAFTQAHIISGGQGGPLDSTLFYTLYLYQQGFQSFNMGYASAMAWVLLLVIALVTAGHFLLSRYWVFYGDER